The following are from one region of the Poecilia reticulata strain Guanapo linkage group LG7, Guppy_female_1.0+MT, whole genome shotgun sequence genome:
- the LOC103467522 gene encoding keratin, type II cytoskeletal 8-like isoform X1, translated as MSVRIKKNRKSGLYFSSVGFTSKSMGSNPVRKSSTTNNVVPIKPVTINKSLLTPLKTDIDPEVQARRTQEKEQIKGLNDRFASHIKKVQLLEQQNKMLETKWQLLQSQAASSSSTEIMYKAFIANLQKQLEGLHSDGKRLEAETSTWNVALDKFKSKYEEETSKRSESEISFVELKKDVDAAFNSKVELETMLSELNEEFNLHKAVHDAEMRELLGSLKDTSVVVEMDNSRSLNMDQIVSDVKAHYEEIAAQSREETERWYRTKFDLMTTQANQYGADLNSTKVEIAEMNRLISRLQHEIDVIKPQCGSIQNSINEVESNGEQAVLNAKNRIKGLEKALMEAKHAMAKQIREYQELMNIKLALDIEISTYMKLMEGEEDRFGQKTVVNIRSAPIRHVSSEPIKHVSSEPIKXVSSEPIKHVSSEPIKLVSSEPIKHVSSEPTQTNHQRRRSGPILIKVVETHDISYN; from the exons ATGAGTGTAAGGATCAAGAAGAACAGGAAATCTGGACTTTATTTCTCCTCTGTAGGCTTCACCAGCAAGTCCATGGGATCCAACCCGGTTCGCAAATCCAGCACCACAAACAATGTGGTTCCCATTAAACCTGTCACCATAAACAAGAGCCTCCTTACTCCTCTGAAGACCGACATCGATCCTGAAGTCCAGGCTCGGCGTACACAGGAGAAGGAGCAAATTAAAGGTCTGAATGACCGCTTTGCATCACACATCAAAAAG GTCCAACTGCTGGAGCAACAGAACAAGATGCTGGAAACCAAGTGGCAGCTCCTGCAGAGTCAGGCAGCCTCTTCCTCCAGTACTGAGATCATGTATAAAGCCTTCATCGCCAACCTGCAAAAACAGCTGGAAGGCCTCCACAGCGACGGCAAGCGTTTAGAGGCGGAGACGAGTACCTGGAATGTTGCGCTGGACAAATTCAAATCAAA GTATGAAGAAGAGACCAGCAAGAGGAGTGAGTCAGAGATTAGCTTTGTAGAActcaaaaag GATGTGGATGCAGCATTCAACTCTAAGGTGGAACTAGAAACCATGTTGTCAGAGCTTAATGAAGAATTCAACTTACACAAAGCTGTTCATGATGCT gaGATGAGAGAGCTACTGGGCAGCCTGAAGGACACCTCCGTGGTGGTGGAGATGGACAACTCCCGCAGCCTTAACATGGACCAGATTGTGTCTGATGTTAAGGCTCACTATGAGGAAATTGCTGCTCAGAGCCGTGAAGAAACAGAACGTTGGTACAGGACAAAG TTTGACCTGATGACAACCCAAGCAAACCAGTATGGTGCTGACCTGAACTCCACCAAGGTGGAAATAGCAGAAATGAACCGGCTGATCAGTCGCCTGCAGCATGAAATTGATGTTATAAAACCACAG TGTGGCAGCATTCAGAACAGCATTAATGAGGTGGAATCAAATGGGGAACAAGCTGTGCTGAACGCTAAAAACCGCATCAAGGGCTTGGAGAAAGCTTTGATGGAAGCCAAACACGCCATGGCTAAGCAGATCAGGGAATACCAGGAACTTATGAACATCAAGCTGGCCCTGGATATCGAGATTTCCACTTATATGAAATTGATGGAAGGAGAGGAGGACAG ATTTGGACAGAAGACTGTGGTTAATATCCGCTCAGCACCCATCAGACATGTGAGCTCAGAACCCATCAAACATGTGAGCTCAGAACCCATCAAACNTGTGAGCTCAGAACCCATCAAACATGTGAGCTCAGAACCCATCAAACTTGTGAGCTCAGAACCCATCAAACATGTGAGCTCAGAACCCACTCAAA CTAACCATCAGCGGCGGAGGTCAGGACCGATTCTCATCAAAGTGGTAGAGACCCATGACATCTCATACAACTAA
- the LOC103467522 gene encoding keratin, type II cytoskeletal 8-like isoform X2 — MSVRIKKNRKSGLYFSSVGFTSKSMGSNPVRKSSTTNNVVPIKPVTINKSLLTPLKTDIDPEVQARRTQEKEQIKGLNDRFASHIKKVQLLEQQNKMLETKWQLLQSQAASSSSTEIMYKAFIANLQKQLEGLHSDGKRLEAETSTWNVALDKFKSKYEEETSKRSESEISFVELKKDVDAAFNSKVELETMLSELNEEFNLHKAVHDAEMRELLGSLKDTSVVVEMDNSRSLNMDQIVSDVKAHYEEIAAQSREETERWYRTKFDLMTTQANQYGADLNSTKVEIAEMNRLISRLQHEIDVIKPQCGSIQNSINEVESNGEQAVLNAKNRIKGLEKALMEAKHAMAKQIREYQELMNIKLALDIEISTYMKLMEGEEDRFGQKTVVNIRSAPIRHVSSEPIKHVSSEPIKLVSSEPIKHVSSEPTQTNHQRRRSGPILIKVVETHDISYN, encoded by the exons ATGAGTGTAAGGATCAAGAAGAACAGGAAATCTGGACTTTATTTCTCCTCTGTAGGCTTCACCAGCAAGTCCATGGGATCCAACCCGGTTCGCAAATCCAGCACCACAAACAATGTGGTTCCCATTAAACCTGTCACCATAAACAAGAGCCTCCTTACTCCTCTGAAGACCGACATCGATCCTGAAGTCCAGGCTCGGCGTACACAGGAGAAGGAGCAAATTAAAGGTCTGAATGACCGCTTTGCATCACACATCAAAAAG GTCCAACTGCTGGAGCAACAGAACAAGATGCTGGAAACCAAGTGGCAGCTCCTGCAGAGTCAGGCAGCCTCTTCCTCCAGTACTGAGATCATGTATAAAGCCTTCATCGCCAACCTGCAAAAACAGCTGGAAGGCCTCCACAGCGACGGCAAGCGTTTAGAGGCGGAGACGAGTACCTGGAATGTTGCGCTGGACAAATTCAAATCAAA GTATGAAGAAGAGACCAGCAAGAGGAGTGAGTCAGAGATTAGCTTTGTAGAActcaaaaag GATGTGGATGCAGCATTCAACTCTAAGGTGGAACTAGAAACCATGTTGTCAGAGCTTAATGAAGAATTCAACTTACACAAAGCTGTTCATGATGCT gaGATGAGAGAGCTACTGGGCAGCCTGAAGGACACCTCCGTGGTGGTGGAGATGGACAACTCCCGCAGCCTTAACATGGACCAGATTGTGTCTGATGTTAAGGCTCACTATGAGGAAATTGCTGCTCAGAGCCGTGAAGAAACAGAACGTTGGTACAGGACAAAG TTTGACCTGATGACAACCCAAGCAAACCAGTATGGTGCTGACCTGAACTCCACCAAGGTGGAAATAGCAGAAATGAACCGGCTGATCAGTCGCCTGCAGCATGAAATTGATGTTATAAAACCACAG TGTGGCAGCATTCAGAACAGCATTAATGAGGTGGAATCAAATGGGGAACAAGCTGTGCTGAACGCTAAAAACCGCATCAAGGGCTTGGAGAAAGCTTTGATGGAAGCCAAACACGCCATGGCTAAGCAGATCAGGGAATACCAGGAACTTATGAACATCAAGCTGGCCCTGGATATCGAGATTTCCACTTATATGAAATTGATGGAAGGAGAGGAGGACAG ATTTGGACAGAAGACTGTGGTTAATATCCGCTCAGCACCCATCAGACATGTGAGCTCAGAACCCATCAAACAT GTGAGCTCAGAACCCATCAAACTTGTGAGCTCAGAACCCATCAAACATGTGAGCTCAGAACCCACTCAAA CTAACCATCAGCGGCGGAGGTCAGGACCGATTCTCATCAAAGTGGTAGAGACCCATGACATCTCATACAACTAA